A single genomic interval of Stieleria maiorica harbors:
- a CDS encoding glycosyltransferase family 4 protein, giving the protein MPKPRRRIVFLNRSYWPDIEATGQLLTDLCRGLAERFDVHVVCGQPNSPEADSSYLQAGAESRDGVTIHRLTHYQFAKKNPFGRILNLLSFYWSARRFLRRVEWGADVVVSETDPFLMPIAGAEFAKRVGAEHCVYLQDIYPDVAEAVGKVRVPGIAPLLRRKLRATYKDASRIIVLGRCMRKRLTNAPWGIHRDRIEIVPNWSDCQEIAPIDHRENEFRIRHGLSDAFVVMHSGNMGLTQRLEMLITAAAQPNWPERAKLVLVGNGASRDKLLEHSARLNLPSGRVEFVYYQPRTQLAESLSAADLHVVSMHEKVTGCLCPSKLYGIMAAGRGVLAIADPQTDLCQTIRERDLGWCVRPGSASAIADAVAEAEAESRRASSSDFVNRQRRARHAAIRDFDRPVIVKRFAQILSSILSDHAIDLGDHDLHGAALSQNYSASDSGIALSL; this is encoded by the coding sequence GTGCCAAAGCCACGTCGCCGCATCGTTTTCTTGAATCGGTCTTATTGGCCGGATATCGAGGCGACCGGTCAGTTGCTGACCGATCTGTGCCGGGGGCTGGCCGAGCGTTTCGATGTGCATGTGGTTTGCGGCCAACCCAATAGCCCCGAAGCGGACAGTTCCTACTTGCAGGCCGGCGCTGAATCACGCGACGGCGTCACGATCCATCGACTGACACACTACCAGTTTGCCAAGAAGAACCCGTTCGGACGGATCCTCAATCTGCTCTCGTTCTATTGGTCCGCACGCCGCTTTCTCCGCCGCGTCGAGTGGGGGGCCGATGTGGTGGTCAGCGAGACCGATCCATTCCTGATGCCGATCGCGGGAGCGGAGTTTGCCAAACGGGTCGGAGCCGAGCATTGCGTTTACCTGCAAGACATCTACCCCGACGTCGCCGAAGCGGTCGGAAAGGTGCGGGTGCCGGGGATCGCACCGTTGCTGAGGCGAAAATTGCGAGCGACCTACAAAGACGCATCACGGATCATCGTGCTGGGTCGATGCATGCGAAAACGATTGACCAATGCTCCCTGGGGCATCCACCGCGACCGCATCGAAATCGTTCCCAATTGGTCGGATTGTCAAGAAATCGCACCGATCGATCACCGCGAGAACGAATTTCGCATCCGTCACGGTCTCTCCGATGCATTCGTGGTGATGCATTCGGGCAACATGGGGCTGACGCAACGCTTGGAAATGTTGATCACCGCCGCCGCCCAACCGAATTGGCCCGAGCGAGCAAAACTGGTGTTGGTCGGCAACGGCGCGTCACGCGACAAGTTGCTCGAACACTCGGCTCGTTTGAATCTGCCGAGCGGACGCGTCGAATTCGTTTATTATCAGCCGCGAACCCAACTGGCGGAAAGTCTGTCTGCGGCCGATCTGCATGTCGTCTCCATGCACGAGAAAGTGACCGGTTGCTTGTGCCCGAGCAAGTTGTACGGCATCATGGCCGCCGGCCGCGGTGTACTTGCGATCGCCGATCCGCAAACGGATCTGTGTCAAACCATCCGGGAACGCGATCTCGGTTGGTGTGTCCGGCCGGGGTCGGCCAGTGCCATCGCCGACGCCGTGGCCGAAGCGGAGGCCGAATCGCGTCGTGCGTCCAGCAGCGATTTTGTCAACCGCCAGCGCCGGGCTCGGCACGCCGCCATCCGCGACTTTGATCGACCCGTGATCGTCAAACGGTTCGCACAGATCCTGTCCAGCATCCTGTCGGATCATGCCATCGACCTGGGCGATCATGACCTGCACGGAGCTGCGCTCTCACAGAATTACAGCGCCTCGGATTCCGGGATCGCGCTGTCACTTTGA
- a CDS encoding NAD-dependent epimerase/dehydratase family protein, which translates to MNAPAESPATYFVTGCAGFIANRVAGLLLDAGHKVVGVDNVNDYYDTSLKEHRLEKLQSDRFTFHRVDIEDQDALAKLFDADQFDAVFNLAARAGVRYSMENPHIYLTTNSLGSLNLLHQMRRTGVKKYVLASTSSLYAGQPMPFNESLPVNTPISPYAASKKGAEVMAYSHHHLYQIDVSICRYFTVYGPAGRPDMSIFRFIRWIDAGVPIQLFGDGEQSRDFTYVDDIARGTILAAKPLGYEIINLGGGGTPVSLNTLIGMLEDRLGKKAVIEYLPFHQADMMTTSADITKAGDLLGWKPQVSLEQGLDESVRWYQTNKPWSKEIVLP; encoded by the coding sequence ATGAATGCCCCCGCTGAATCTCCCGCAACTTATTTCGTCACCGGCTGTGCCGGGTTCATTGCCAACCGCGTCGCCGGCTTGCTACTCGACGCCGGGCACAAAGTCGTTGGTGTGGACAACGTCAACGACTACTACGACACGTCTCTTAAAGAGCATCGCCTGGAAAAGCTGCAATCGGATCGATTCACCTTCCATCGAGTCGACATCGAAGATCAAGACGCGCTGGCCAAGTTATTTGACGCTGATCAATTCGACGCGGTCTTCAACCTGGCCGCTCGGGCCGGCGTGCGGTACAGCATGGAGAACCCACACATCTACTTGACCACCAACTCGCTGGGCAGTCTGAATCTGTTGCACCAGATGCGGCGGACGGGGGTCAAGAAGTACGTGCTCGCATCGACCTCCTCGCTGTATGCCGGCCAACCGATGCCGTTCAACGAGTCGTTGCCGGTCAACACGCCGATTTCCCCCTACGCGGCGAGCAAGAAGGGTGCCGAAGTGATGGCGTACAGCCATCATCACCTGTATCAAATCGATGTCTCGATCTGCCGCTACTTCACCGTCTATGGGCCGGCCGGGCGGCCGGACATGTCGATTTTCCGTTTCATTCGCTGGATCGACGCTGGCGTGCCGATCCAACTATTCGGTGACGGTGAACAGTCACGTGACTTCACCTACGTCGATGACATTGCCAGGGGGACCATCCTGGCGGCCAAGCCGTTGGGATACGAAATCATCAATTTGGGCGGGGGTGGGACGCCGGTTTCGCTTAATACTTTGATCGGGATGCTCGAAGATCGACTCGGCAAAAAGGCGGTGATCGAATACCTCCCCTTCCATCAGGCGGATATGATGACCACAAGCGCCGATATCACCAAAGCCGGCGACCTGCTGGGGTGGAAACCTCAGGTTTCGTTGGAACAAGGATTGGACGAATCCGTTCGCTGGTACCAAACTAATAAACCGTGGTCGAAAGAAATCGTGCTGCCCTGA
- a CDS encoding Bax inhibitor-1/YccA family protein, whose product MSNVNPYSVTDVAVPAAFADESARAGFIRRTYTHLFGAILALIGIEAVIFTVVPQARMMQLVQGVSPWTWLIALGIFMVVGWLARSWASNGASPAMQYAGLGLYVLAEAALLFPLLYVAIAFVDPRTPLMAAAVTLVVFGGLTAFVFITGADFSGWGKFLALAGFAGMGAIFAGALMGFSLGLWFSVAMVALASGYILYDTSNVLHHYRTDQHVAASLALFASVVLLFWYVLRILMAFAEE is encoded by the coding sequence ATGAGCAATGTGAATCCATATTCCGTGACCGACGTCGCCGTGCCGGCGGCATTCGCTGACGAATCGGCTCGTGCGGGATTCATTCGACGGACCTACACCCACCTGTTCGGCGCCATTCTGGCGTTGATCGGAATCGAGGCGGTGATCTTTACCGTCGTGCCTCAGGCCAGAATGATGCAGCTGGTCCAAGGCGTGTCGCCGTGGACGTGGCTGATCGCATTGGGGATCTTTATGGTCGTCGGCTGGTTGGCGCGTTCGTGGGCCAGCAACGGAGCCTCACCGGCCATGCAATACGCGGGGCTGGGTTTGTACGTGTTGGCCGAGGCAGCTCTGTTGTTCCCGCTATTGTATGTCGCGATTGCCTTCGTCGATCCACGCACGCCGCTGATGGCCGCGGCGGTCACGTTGGTCGTTTTCGGCGGGCTGACCGCGTTTGTGTTCATCACCGGTGCCGATTTCAGCGGCTGGGGCAAATTCCTTGCCCTGGCCGGATTCGCCGGGATGGGCGCGATCTTTGCCGGTGCCTTGATGGGATTTTCGTTGGGATTGTGGTTTAGCGTCGCGATGGTCGCACTTGCCTCGGGCTATATCCTCTATGACACTTCCAATGTGCTGCACCATTACCGCACCGACCAGCATGTCGCTGCGTCGCTGGCGCTGTTTGCCTCCGTGGTGCTGTTGTTCTGGTACGTGCTGAGAATCTTGATGGCGTTCGCCGAAGAGTGA
- a CDS encoding LON peptidase substrate-binding domain-containing protein, producing the protein MGDLEDLTRLPDDFDGHVRLFPLPSLVLFPHAMQPLHIFEPRYCEMLAEALESDELIAMATLSDGPPNPQDDPPIDRTICIGKIVSHVQRDDDRHNILLVGIKRAQVTTEVDAGRCFRIAKINVLDDLYPPTGMHGRSQLRADLLAAFGEVIPASQSVQQGLSELLAGSMGLGPITDIISHTLPLPVPMKLRLLAQQDVDRRAGLLIDFLASGAVQLPSAEQQSGGSGAHAPLPFPPPFSSN; encoded by the coding sequence ATGGGTGACTTGGAAGACCTGACTCGTCTACCAGACGACTTCGACGGCCACGTGCGTTTGTTTCCGTTGCCGTCGCTGGTCCTGTTCCCGCATGCGATGCAACCGCTGCACATCTTTGAACCTCGGTACTGCGAAATGCTTGCCGAGGCGCTCGAGAGTGACGAATTGATCGCGATGGCGACACTTTCCGACGGACCTCCGAATCCACAGGACGATCCGCCCATCGACCGGACGATTTGCATCGGCAAGATCGTTTCCCATGTCCAGCGCGACGACGACCGACACAACATTCTGTTGGTCGGCATCAAGCGCGCCCAGGTGACCACCGAGGTGGACGCGGGGCGTTGTTTCCGCATCGCCAAGATCAACGTGCTGGATGATCTGTATCCGCCAACGGGGATGCACGGTCGCAGCCAGCTACGCGCCGACCTGTTGGCCGCATTCGGCGAAGTCATCCCGGCCAGCCAAAGTGTCCAGCAGGGTTTGAGCGAGTTGTTGGCCGGTTCGATGGGGTTGGGCCCGATCACCGACATCATCTCACACACGCTGCCGCTACCGGTGCCGATGAAACTGCGTTTGCTGGCCCAACAGGATGTCGATCGCCGCGCCGGGTTACTGATCGATTTTTTGGCCAGCGGTGCGGTCCAGTTGCCGTCTGCGGAACAGCAGAGCGGCGGCTCCGGGGCGCACGCGCCGTTGCCCTTCCCGCCTCCGTTCAGCTCCAATTAA
- a CDS encoding TraR/DksA family transcriptional regulator — protein sequence MTPIPEQPAPDYSAVRAELEAKLEKLVTRVKGIDTDLSEAVNEDWEERATEQEEDEVLAEMGNVTMREINQIKEALHAIEHGTYGICTRCGAHIDPGRLEILPFATTCIKCA from the coding sequence ATGACACCGATCCCCGAACAACCGGCCCCTGATTACTCCGCCGTCCGCGCTGAACTGGAGGCCAAGCTTGAAAAGCTGGTCACGCGGGTCAAAGGCATCGACACCGACCTCAGCGAAGCAGTCAACGAGGACTGGGAGGAGCGGGCGACTGAGCAAGAGGAAGACGAAGTGTTGGCGGAAATGGGCAACGTGACGATGCGCGAGATCAATCAGATCAAAGAGGCATTGCACGCGATCGAGCACGGCACTTACGGCATCTGCACCCGCTGCGGTGCTCACATCGATCCGGGCCGGCTGGAAATCCTGCCCTTTGCGACCACCTGCATCAAGTGCGCCTGA
- a CDS encoding Ig-like domain-containing protein — MIQRTESEFLNPHASNNETSDMNVDSSRKQKKARRSRRGQRQQRRRLLMEGLESRQLLAAVPSAGSDNALVDTDLFLPTNPRNIGTVPAFIVNEAESASQTGLNDSRFTAQPIPLGTGAGQEDTIDINGSMPVSTSSQGNVFADIDTYALNLREGDILDVAVIGAGANLTVQYGAPATGVVAHPNSRVGSIWFATDTNTAATPGIYPDVSPLMTQGNAVAAQVVPHTGTYYLTVAPSSTSVNYTVGLRAYRPVAESLPIGAQQTIYLDFEGGLYSATQFPSSANFGLGIIRFSSLRENMPLLGIQLGDEASYNELVDKLVDQVRQNYASVITEGENGDYNASGNPGEYGVRILNSRDARDRGLYAEPAWDDPLVTRVLIGGIEADSGVAPNGVSPSLDIGNFDMNEFAIVEPDAIVAQVNAFAIANTSSVLDAAARYFGVVASHEAGHSFGLWHQDGSNAIAAVMDGAEARRDELRLGVGFDQIYGTLDDTEIGFALDRFSSTTPYFGYQDAPNSLAHSLVTGTAGSNITGRVFNDINRDGRGANDPGLPGVTVFADTIQNGVLDPTEPVAVTAANGTYTLNVASGRTYSIVAMTPPQFAASLPTQRPAAGGASGIDFGFTQVIPDITGTKFADTNGNGVFDPTERGIEGVYIYLDLDGDDRPDIGEPSAYTDVNGRYSINFPGPGTYTIREVIEPGFVQTFPAGGEHVVNYNGVALTDNYNFGNLPSRDYGDAPDTYRTTIAAGGPSHGITTGLGLGASIDRDNNGIPTANALGDDLNNIDDEDGVELLTPLGPGGTANLSVATRNSTGSPAFLQGWIDFNANGVFDASEQVFKDVQLGAGTSTLAVNVPSNAVVGSTFARFRYSLTAGLGVGGEADSGEVEDYQFDILQQAAVANDDTFTVSRNSLSNRLDVLANDFETSITQLRIISVNRTGTRGTLSIIENGRAISYTPPNGFTGRDVFQYVVVDQTNTQYTASVAVNVNFQSNVPIAVDDTFDIPQGSANRALNVLDNDVPSIFGGIRITSVSAADQGGQVSLEGGGQTIRYTPQPGFAGTEQFTYSIEDANGSISTAQVTVNSQPGALADDLVDFTIGIFDVVNNKPISSVQVGQPFYVRVFVEELNNPNFSPEGVASAFLDLLYTDELVSTLDTIDTDSFGFDITFGENFQGGGFKLGDATTPGLINDVGAVQPIPGDGNLIQHSDPAELFTLTMTGVSPGVALFAADPADAPVAETILVGEDVALTPAQQRLGRTELTIFPASNNFASAIDDAFVDGFDSAGNRIQAGVLPNTLDVLDNDIFGPTGTIQEFGIVTAPSRGTIQINNNGTPSDLSDDTIDYFADVNANGFDSFTYVIVSGDGVRSIAEVTMAIGNAAADDIVDISFGLVDQFGNAITSVASGQTFGVQVSVEDLRTQFQGNTFVFAAYLDMLYDTGLINPVSVAGGGRYDFSVEFDGDFDASAGVGTAARRGIIDEFGTLLRQTVAEGGGVAEPNLMATVFFTAGVVSQDTVTRVIGSPADSSPFQDTLLFDRDEPVEVSQIRYHSLPITIRAASALQNQALPEDVNNDGFVTPSDALTVINTLAREGEGEGAPAGMYTDVNGDMKTTALDALRVINHLAVLAAIQGGEGESVVSDQLASAAPAADGDVHDEALADLSVQSKLVSVDSSDDSSSGKVAGQAKSASLGDADDDDDDLLALLADDQSNLA; from the coding sequence ATGATCCAACGAACTGAATCGGAATTCCTTAATCCCCACGCTTCTAACAACGAGACGAGCGACATGAACGTCGATTCCTCGCGGAAACAGAAAAAGGCGAGACGAAGCCGTCGGGGCCAGCGTCAACAGCGTCGTCGCTTGTTGATGGAGGGCCTGGAAAGCCGACAATTGCTCGCCGCGGTCCCGAGTGCCGGCAGCGACAACGCATTGGTGGACACCGATCTGTTCCTGCCGACCAATCCGCGGAACATCGGAACCGTGCCAGCGTTCATCGTCAACGAGGCTGAGTCGGCGAGCCAAACGGGCCTGAATGATTCTCGCTTCACCGCACAACCAATTCCCTTGGGCACAGGGGCTGGCCAAGAAGATACCATCGACATCAATGGCAGTATGCCGGTGTCTACCAGTAGTCAGGGAAATGTTTTTGCGGACATTGATACTTATGCACTAAATCTTCGTGAGGGCGACATTCTGGATGTGGCAGTGATCGGAGCAGGGGCAAACCTGACGGTCCAATACGGTGCTCCTGCTACAGGTGTCGTTGCGCATCCAAATTCCCGTGTCGGTTCTATTTGGTTCGCAACTGACACGAACACGGCTGCCACACCAGGAATTTACCCGGACGTGTCACCGCTGATGACACAGGGCAATGCGGTTGCAGCGCAAGTTGTACCGCACACCGGCACGTACTACCTGACGGTCGCTCCTTCGTCGACGTCCGTCAACTATACGGTCGGGTTGCGCGCATATCGTCCGGTTGCGGAGAGCCTTCCGATCGGGGCTCAGCAAACCATTTATCTGGATTTCGAGGGAGGGTTGTATTCTGCAACCCAATTTCCAAGCAGTGCTAATTTCGGCTTAGGGATCATCCGGTTCTCCAGTCTGCGGGAGAACATGCCGCTCTTGGGGATTCAGCTCGGCGACGAGGCTTCTTACAACGAGTTGGTTGATAAGCTTGTCGATCAGGTCCGTCAAAACTACGCATCAGTCATAACGGAAGGGGAAAACGGAGATTACAACGCATCGGGGAATCCTGGAGAATACGGTGTCAGGATTCTAAATAGTCGTGACGCACGAGATCGGGGACTGTACGCCGAGCCTGCGTGGGATGATCCGTTGGTAACGCGTGTGTTGATCGGCGGAATTGAAGCGGACAGTGGTGTTGCTCCAAATGGCGTTTCGCCATCGCTGGATATCGGCAACTTCGATATGAACGAGTTTGCGATCGTCGAACCGGACGCGATCGTTGCTCAAGTCAATGCTTTCGCGATCGCAAATACGAGCAGTGTCCTTGATGCAGCAGCACGATACTTTGGTGTAGTAGCCTCGCACGAGGCTGGACACTCTTTTGGCCTGTGGCACCAAGACGGTTCCAACGCCATTGCGGCGGTGATGGACGGGGCAGAGGCACGGCGTGACGAGCTGAGATTGGGCGTCGGATTTGACCAGATTTATGGGACTCTGGACGATACGGAGATCGGCTTCGCGCTTGACCGATTTTCGTCCACTACACCGTACTTTGGCTATCAAGATGCACCGAACAGTTTAGCCCATTCGCTCGTCACCGGAACGGCCGGATCCAACATCACCGGACGTGTGTTTAACGACATCAACCGTGATGGCCGCGGAGCCAACGATCCCGGATTGCCCGGCGTCACGGTCTTTGCCGACACGATCCAAAACGGCGTGCTCGATCCGACCGAGCCTGTGGCGGTTACCGCTGCCAACGGCACGTACACGTTGAATGTTGCCTCGGGCAGAACCTACAGCATCGTCGCGATGACTCCGCCCCAATTCGCCGCCAGCCTGCCGACGCAGCGACCGGCAGCCGGCGGGGCCAGCGGGATCGATTTCGGATTCACCCAAGTCATTCCAGACATCACCGGAACCAAGTTTGCCGACACCAACGGCAATGGAGTCTTTGATCCTACCGAGCGGGGCATCGAAGGGGTCTACATCTACTTGGACCTTGACGGTGATGACCGTCCGGATATCGGTGAGCCGTCCGCCTACACCGACGTCAATGGCCGTTATTCGATCAACTTCCCCGGCCCAGGCACTTACACGATTCGGGAAGTGATTGAACCCGGTTTCGTCCAAACCTTCCCCGCCGGCGGCGAGCACGTCGTCAATTACAACGGGGTCGCATTGACGGACAATTACAACTTCGGAAATCTGCCCTCGCGCGATTACGGTGACGCCCCCGATACGTATCGAACGACCATTGCTGCCGGTGGTCCCAGCCACGGTATCACCACCGGGTTGGGACTCGGTGCGTCCATCGATCGTGACAACAATGGGATCCCCACCGCCAACGCATTGGGCGATGACCTGAACAACATCGACGATGAAGACGGTGTCGAATTGTTGACGCCATTGGGGCCGGGCGGCACGGCGAATCTGTCGGTGGCGACCCGCAACAGCACCGGTAGCCCGGCCTTTTTGCAAGGCTGGATCGACTTCAACGCCAATGGCGTGTTTGACGCCTCGGAGCAGGTCTTCAAAGACGTCCAACTCGGTGCCGGCACTTCGACGCTGGCCGTCAACGTTCCCTCCAATGCCGTGGTCGGATCGACCTTCGCCCGCTTCCGTTACAGCCTGACCGCGGGATTGGGCGTGGGCGGGGAAGCCGATTCGGGTGAAGTGGAAGATTATCAATTCGACATCCTGCAGCAAGCAGCCGTCGCCAACGATGACACCTTCACCGTTTCGCGAAACTCGCTCTCGAATCGATTGGACGTTTTGGCCAACGATTTCGAAACCAGCATCACCCAGCTGCGAATCATCTCGGTCAACCGGACCGGTACGCGAGGAACCCTTTCGATCATCGAAAACGGTCGTGCGATCTCCTACACGCCGCCGAACGGGTTCACCGGGCGCGACGTGTTCCAGTACGTGGTCGTTGATCAAACCAACACGCAATACACCGCCAGCGTGGCCGTGAACGTTAACTTCCAATCCAACGTGCCGATCGCGGTGGATGACACGTTCGACATCCCACAGGGTTCCGCCAATCGGGCGCTCAACGTCTTGGACAACGACGTCCCGAGTATCTTCGGCGGAATCAGGATCACCAGCGTGTCTGCCGCTGACCAGGGTGGCCAGGTCTCGCTCGAGGGCGGCGGCCAAACCATTCGCTACACGCCTCAGCCCGGTTTTGCCGGAACCGAGCAGTTCACCTACAGCATCGAAGACGCCAACGGATCGATCAGCACGGCACAGGTTACGGTGAACTCGCAACCCGGTGCACTCGCCGACGACTTGGTCGATTTCACCATCGGAATCTTCGACGTCGTCAACAACAAACCGATTTCCAGCGTTCAGGTCGGTCAGCCGTTCTACGTTCGCGTGTTCGTCGAAGAACTGAACAACCCGAACTTCAGTCCCGAAGGCGTCGCGTCAGCGTTCTTGGATCTGCTGTACACCGACGAATTGGTTTCCACGTTGGACACCATTGACACCGATTCATTCGGATTTGACATCACCTTTGGCGAGAATTTCCAAGGCGGCGGCTTCAAGCTCGGTGATGCCACCACGCCTGGATTGATCAACGATGTCGGTGCCGTCCAGCCGATCCCCGGTGACGGGAACCTGATCCAGCACTCCGATCCGGCTGAACTGTTCACGCTGACGATGACCGGCGTCTCCCCGGGCGTCGCACTGTTCGCCGCCGACCCCGCCGACGCACCGGTCGCCGAAACGATCTTGGTCGGCGAAGACGTCGCGTTGACGCCCGCCCAACAACGACTCGGCCGAACGGAACTGACGATCTTCCCGGCTAGCAATAACTTTGCCAGTGCGATCGACGACGCCTTCGTCGATGGCTTTGACTCGGCCGGAAATCGTATCCAAGCCGGTGTGCTCCCCAACACCCTGGATGTCCTGGACAATGACATCTTTGGTCCCACCGGCACGATCCAGGAATTCGGGATCGTGACCGCGCCCTCGCGTGGAACCATCCAGATCAACAACAACGGGACCCCCAGCGATCTCAGTGATGATACGATCGACTACTTCGCCGATGTCAACGCCAACGGGTTCGACAGTTTCACCTACGTGATCGTCTCCGGTGACGGTGTGCGAAGTATCGCCGAAGTCACGATGGCGATCGGAAACGCCGCCGCCGACGACATCGTCGACATCTCGTTCGGTCTGGTCGATCAGTTCGGCAACGCGATCACCTCGGTCGCTTCGGGCCAAACCTTCGGAGTCCAAGTCAGCGTGGAAGACTTGAGGACTCAATTCCAAGGCAACACGTTTGTCTTCGCCGCCTACCTGGACATGCTGTACGACACCGGGCTGATCAATCCGGTCTCCGTCGCCGGCGGCGGTCGATACGACTTCAGCGTCGAATTTGACGGAGACTTTGACGCCAGTGCGGGCGTCGGAACCGCGGCTCGTCGCGGGATCATCGATGAATTCGGAACGTTGCTGCGGCAAACCGTGGCCGAGGGCGGCGGCGTCGCCGAGCCCAACCTGATGGCAACGGTCTTCTTCACCGCCGGAGTCGTTTCGCAGGACACTGTGACTCGGGTGATCGGAAGCCCGGCCGATTCATCGCCCTTCCAAGACACCTTGCTGTTCGACCGCGATGAGCCGGTGGAAGTGTCGCAAATCCGCTACCACTCGCTGCCCATCACTATCCGTGCCGCCAGTGCGTTGCAAAACCAGGCCTTGCCCGAGGATGTCAACAACGACGGGTTCGTGACTCCTTCGGATGCCCTAACCGTCATCAACACGCTGGCCCGAGAAGGTGAAGGCGAAGGTGCCCCTGCCGGCATGTACACCGACGTTAATGGTGACATGAAGACGACCGCGTTGGACGCCTTGCGGGTGATCAACCACTTGGCGGTCCTGGCCGCCATCCAAGGCGGTGAAGGTGAATCGGTCGTCAGTGACCAACTTGCCTCGGCCGCCCCGGCCGCCGACGGTGACGTGCACGACGAGGCACTTGCCGATCTGAGCGTGCAAAGCAAACTGGTGAGCGTCGATTCCAGCGACGATTCGTCGTCCGGCAAGGTGGCCGGCCAAGCGAAATCGGCATCCCTGGGCGATGCCGATGATGACGACGACGACCTGCTCGCACTGCTGGCTGACGATCAAAGCAACCTGGCATAG
- a CDS encoding DUF6580 family putative transport protein — MIYLLTLAIAATRFMPHPPNFACLGALGLFAGCYFAGRKAYLVPAAALLISDAVSHLLGTPGMGFYNPMVMAATYLGVTLAVPLGRLVRSQAAMSVHWRRLPAGALVASTIFFVVSNFGVWLGPWYPATTEGLIACFTNAIPFYGYTVAGDLCFVAVMFGAYELSGVKRSAPATAVAHTA; from the coding sequence ATGATCTACTTGCTGACCCTGGCCATCGCCGCGACCCGTTTTATGCCGCACCCTCCCAACTTCGCCTGCCTGGGCGCACTGGGACTGTTCGCCGGTTGTTACTTTGCCGGCCGCAAGGCGTATCTGGTTCCGGCGGCGGCCCTGTTGATCAGCGATGCCGTGTCGCACTTGTTGGGAACGCCTGGCATGGGCTTCTACAACCCGATGGTGATGGCAGCGACGTACCTGGGCGTTACGCTGGCCGTTCCGTTGGGCCGGCTGGTTCGCAGTCAAGCTGCCATGAGCGTCCATTGGCGACGCCTTCCCGCCGGCGCGCTGGTCGCGTCGACGATCTTCTTTGTCGTCAGCAACTTCGGCGTTTGGTTGGGCCCATGGTATCCGGCCACGACCGAGGGCCTGATCGCCTGCTTCACCAACGCGATCCCGTTTTATGGGTACACGGTCGCCGGTGACCTGTGTTTTGTTGCCGTGATGTTCGGCGCCTACGAACTCTCTGGCGTTAAGCGTTCGGCCCCCGCCACTGCAGTCGCACACACCGCCTGA
- the msrB gene encoding peptide-methionine (R)-S-oxide reductase MsrB, protein MNQSINEVYGKWTFVAVIAAVLTVAGLRPAAGQNPAGDDPAAQEATGDALPDGTHEDSEDEIEDPPYTPKSVSELQKSLSAIQFKVTQNEETEPAFRNKYWDNKKEGLYRCIVCGQSLFSSETKFKSGTGWPSFYDPISADRIGMKLDFKLIYPRQEVHCSRCKAHLGHVFGDGPKDKTGKRYCLNSAALRFEEQSEKPKSNSKTKASAAKE, encoded by the coding sequence ATGAACCAATCAATCAATGAAGTCTACGGCAAGTGGACCTTCGTCGCGGTCATCGCAGCTGTATTGACAGTGGCGGGGCTGCGACCAGCCGCAGGCCAGAATCCAGCCGGCGATGATCCGGCTGCCCAAGAGGCGACCGGCGACGCGCTGCCCGATGGGACGCACGAAGATTCCGAGGATGAAATCGAGGACCCGCCGTACACGCCGAAATCCGTCTCCGAATTGCAGAAATCGCTGTCGGCGATCCAGTTCAAAGTGACGCAGAACGAAGAGACCGAGCCGGCGTTTCGGAACAAGTATTGGGACAACAAGAAGGAAGGTCTGTATCGGTGCATCGTCTGCGGCCAATCCCTGTTCTCAAGCGAAACGAAATTCAAGTCGGGAACCGGGTGGCCGAGTTTTTATGACCCGATCAGCGCCGACCGCATCGGCATGAAGCTTGATTTCAAATTGATTTATCCGCGCCAGGAGGTTCACTGCAGCCGCTGCAAAGCCCACTTGGGACATGTGTTCGGCGACGGACCCAAAGACAAGACGGGCAAACGCTATTGTCTGAACAGCGCCGCGTTGCGATTCGAAGAGCAGTCGGAAAAGCCGAAATCGAATTCCAAAACGAAAGCGTCCGCCGCGAAAGAATAA